In a genomic window of Pseudomonas putida:
- a CDS encoding AraC family transcriptional regulator, with the protein MSEKDTISIQLVREALLQSCAPGAATEEALSKVDIDPALLDSNTARVPASAYARLWRLLARRGDDEFFGMDPRKLKSGSLAFLCRSAMVQPSLAAGLTSALDFLSLMLERMPAELVRQQSLAEIVLAEDDHEPRRAFTYFTYWMIVHGVACWLAGRRIPILAIELRCPRPDFCDDYLVMFSENLRFDRPRTRMIFSADCLDLPIKRSAEELKRFLALAPANILVKYRDPQSLASRIKHDLRMLPAEQWPETEALAQQLCMSASTLRRRLAEEGQTYQGLKDSVRKELAIVWLAEPSISFADIATRLGFADASSFYKAFRKWSGSNPGHYRSLILNEAN; encoded by the coding sequence ATGTCGGAAAAAGACACCATCTCCATTCAACTGGTGCGTGAAGCGCTGCTGCAGAGTTGCGCTCCGGGCGCGGCCACCGAAGAAGCATTGAGCAAAGTGGACATTGATCCGGCGCTGCTGGACAGCAATACCGCCCGGGTGCCGGCCAGCGCCTATGCGCGGTTATGGCGGCTGCTGGCGCGGCGCGGGGACGATGAGTTTTTTGGCATGGACCCGCGCAAGCTCAAGTCCGGCAGCCTGGCGTTTCTCTGTCGCAGCGCCATGGTCCAGCCGAGCCTGGCGGCGGGGCTGACCAGCGCGCTGGACTTTCTGTCGTTGATGCTCGAGCGCATGCCCGCCGAACTGGTGCGCCAGCAGAGCCTGGCGGAAATCGTGCTGGCGGAGGACGATCACGAGCCGCGTCGCGCCTTCACCTATTTCACCTATTGGATGATCGTGCACGGCGTCGCGTGCTGGCTGGCGGGGCGGCGGATACCGATTCTGGCCATCGAGTTGCGTTGCCCCAGGCCGGACTTCTGCGATGACTATCTGGTGATGTTTTCAGAGAACCTGCGTTTCGACCGGCCGCGCACTCGGATGATTTTCTCCGCCGACTGCCTGGACCTGCCAATTAAGCGCAGCGCCGAAGAACTCAAGCGCTTCCTGGCCCTGGCGCCGGCGAACATTCTGGTGAAGTACCGCGATCCACAGAGCCTGGCCAGTCGGATCAAGCACGATTTGCGTATGTTGCCCGCCGAACAGTGGCCGGAAACCGAAGCGCTGGCGCAGCAGTTGTGCATGTCGGCATCGACCTTGCGGCGCCGGTTGGCGGAGGAAGGGCAGACGTATCAGGGGCTCAAGGACAGCGTGCGCAAGGAGCTGGCGATTGTCTGGCTGGCCGAGCCAAGCATCAGCTTTGCCGACATCGCCACGCGATTGGGCTTTGCCGATGCCAGTTCGTTCTACAAGGCGTTTCGCAAGTGGTCGGGGTCCAATCCCGGGCATTACCGCAGCTTGATTCTCAACGAAGCCAACTGA
- the efeU gene encoding iron uptake transporter permease EfeU, giving the protein MLVPFLIMLREGVEAALIVGIIASYLKQTGRGQWMPAVWIGVFLAAALALLVGGGLELVSAEFPQKQQELFEGVVGLVAVGILSSMVFWMRKVSRSIKHSLQASLDQALTGSSHQVIALIAMVFFAVAREGLETVFFLLAVFQQSEGPAAPIGALLGLILAIIIGFLIYSGSMRLNLGAFFRWTGLFILVVAAGILANSVQALHEAGVWNHLQTVLFDISAILPMDGPLGSVLAGMFGYQDAPTVSTLGAYLIYLLVALVMFFFPASPPSCRSEPARDGRQR; this is encoded by the coding sequence ATGCTCGTCCCTTTTCTGATCATGTTGCGCGAAGGCGTCGAGGCTGCGTTGATCGTTGGCATCATCGCCAGCTACCTCAAACAGACCGGTCGTGGCCAGTGGATGCCGGCGGTGTGGATCGGCGTGTTCCTTGCCGCCGCCCTCGCCCTGCTGGTCGGAGGTGGTCTGGAATTGGTCAGCGCCGAGTTTCCGCAGAAACAACAGGAACTGTTTGAAGGGGTCGTTGGCCTCGTGGCCGTGGGCATCCTCAGTTCCATGGTGTTCTGGATGCGCAAGGTGTCGCGCTCGATCAAGCATTCGTTGCAGGCGTCCCTCGATCAGGCGCTGACCGGTTCCAGCCACCAGGTGATCGCTTTGATCGCCATGGTGTTTTTCGCCGTGGCCCGCGAAGGCCTGGAAACGGTGTTTTTCCTGCTTGCGGTGTTCCAGCAAAGCGAAGGTCCGGCGGCACCGATTGGCGCCCTGCTCGGCCTGATCCTGGCGATCATCATCGGCTTTCTGATTTACAGCGGCAGCATGCGCCTGAACCTGGGCGCGTTCTTTCGCTGGACCGGCCTGTTCATCCTGGTGGTGGCCGCCGGGATCCTCGCCAACTCCGTGCAGGCGCTGCATGAAGCCGGGGTCTGGAATCACCTGCAAACCGTGCTCTTCGACATCAGTGCGATCCTGCCGATGGATGGCCCGCTGGGTTCGGTGCTGGCCGGGATGTTTGGTTACCAGGATGCTCCGACTGTCAGCACCCTCGGTGCGTACCTGATTTACCTGCTGGTGGCACTGGTGATGTTCTTTTTCCCGGCGTCACCTCCTTCCTGTAGGAGCGAGCCTGCTCGCGATGGTCGTCAACGATAA
- the efeO gene encoding iron uptake system protein EfeO, translating into MPNQATPQASPPRALRWAVACSVIVMIAAGGLFYYASKMAAAKRQANHDEVVVTIQAHSCEPNALTVPAGHASFRIVNRSDRAVEWEILDGVLVIEERENIAPGLSQVINANLAPGAYTITCGLLSNPRGTLHVTPTAASDAAAKARPSMVAFVGPLSEFRVYLSSQGTALIKAVSALEQAIEAGDLIQAQALYAPARAAYQRIAPAAQRLAELDNAINARADYFEKREQDPAFTGFHRLEYALFQQRNLDGLTPIAQRLLTDVTALKQQLLAQTLPPEQLVSIIVRNLNTLGDVRASSGEEERYSHSDLNGFAGNLDAARKVVELLRPLLSKSAADLLPKIDSAVTAFDAELNSFKVKDGYASYDSVTAEQRKRIADKAKALADALDAIDPALGLSGL; encoded by the coding sequence ATGCCAAATCAAGCCACTCCCCAGGCCTCCCCTCCCCGCGCCTTGCGCTGGGCGGTGGCATGTTCAGTGATTGTGATGATCGCCGCCGGCGGCCTGTTCTATTACGCCTCGAAAATGGCCGCGGCCAAGCGCCAGGCCAACCACGATGAAGTGGTGGTCACTATTCAAGCCCATAGCTGCGAACCCAATGCCCTGACCGTTCCGGCCGGGCACGCCAGCTTTCGTATCGTCAACCGCTCCGACCGGGCCGTCGAATGGGAGATCCTCGACGGCGTACTGGTGATCGAGGAGCGGGAAAACATCGCTCCGGGCCTGAGCCAGGTGATCAACGCCAACCTGGCGCCCGGCGCTTACACGATCACCTGCGGCCTGCTGAGCAATCCGCGCGGCACCTTGCACGTCACCCCGACGGCGGCCTCCGATGCGGCGGCCAAGGCCAGGCCATCGATGGTGGCGTTCGTCGGTCCGTTGTCGGAGTTTCGCGTGTACCTGAGCAGTCAGGGCACCGCGCTGATCAAAGCCGTCAGCGCCCTGGAGCAAGCTATCGAAGCCGGCGACCTGATTCAGGCACAAGCGCTGTACGCGCCGGCCCGTGCCGCTTATCAACGTATCGCCCCGGCAGCGCAACGATTGGCCGAACTGGACAACGCCATCAACGCCCGCGCCGACTACTTCGAGAAACGCGAACAAGACCCGGCCTTCACCGGCTTCCATCGCCTGGAATACGCGCTGTTCCAGCAACGCAACCTCGACGGCCTGACGCCCATCGCCCAGCGCCTGCTGACCGATGTCACTGCCCTCAAGCAGCAACTGCTGGCCCAGACACTGCCACCGGAGCAACTGGTGAGCATCATCGTGCGCAACCTCAACACCCTGGGCGACGTGCGCGCCAGCAGTGGCGAGGAGGAACGTTACAGCCACAGCGACCTGAACGGCTTTGCCGGCAACCTCGATGCCGCGCGCAAAGTGGTCGAACTGCTGCGCCCGCTGCTGTCCAAATCCGCCGCCGACCTGCTGCCGAAAATCGACAGTGCCGTCACCGCCTTCGATGCCGAACTCAACAGCTTCAAGGTCAAGGACGGCTACGCCAGCTACGACAGCGTCACCGCCGAGCAGCGCAAGCGGATCGCCGACAAGGCCAAGGCGCTGGCTGACGCACTCGACGCCATCGATCCCGCCCTCGGCCTTTCCGGCCTTTAA
- the efeB gene encoding iron uptake transporter deferrochelatase/peroxidase subunit has protein sequence MNDSEPLNLQRRRVLMGMGAAGVALAGSALSCPAMAAGPAQVTEAPSSDQTFDRHDFHGKHQSGIVTPRPASGMLVAFDVLASDRDDLERLFRTLNQRIAFLMKGGPVAQVDPKLPPVDSGILGPVVTPDNLTITVSVGASLFDERFGLSDAKPKRLMRMVGFPNDALEADCCHGDLSLQFCANTADTNIHALRDIVKNLPDLLLVRWKQEGSVPPQAPAKPGVPAQSARNFLGFRDGSANPNSNDASAMDRIVWVQPGGDEPAWTAGGSYQAVRIIRNFVERWDRTPLQEQESILGRVKSTGAPMGGNHESEVPDYAKDPEGKLTRLDAHIRLANPRTAATQGNLILRRPLNYSNGVNKNGQLDMGLLFICYQADLEKGFITVQTRLNGEPLEEYLKPVGGGYFFTLPGVTGDQDFIGRSLLNATQPTKTA, from the coding sequence ATGAACGATTCAGAACCATTGAACCTCCAACGTCGCCGGGTACTGATGGGCATGGGCGCCGCCGGCGTCGCCCTCGCAGGCTCCGCATTGAGCTGCCCGGCCATGGCCGCCGGCCCCGCGCAAGTCACCGAAGCCCCCAGCAGCGACCAAACCTTCGACCGTCACGACTTCCACGGCAAACACCAGAGCGGCATCGTCACCCCGCGACCGGCCTCCGGCATGCTGGTGGCGTTCGATGTGCTGGCCAGCGACCGCGATGACCTGGAGCGGCTGTTTCGCACGCTCAACCAGCGCATCGCGTTCCTGATGAAGGGCGGTCCGGTAGCCCAGGTCGACCCGAAACTGCCGCCGGTGGATTCGGGGATCCTCGGCCCCGTGGTCACCCCGGACAACCTGACCATCACCGTGTCGGTGGGCGCCTCTTTGTTCGACGAGCGCTTTGGCCTTTCGGATGCAAAACCCAAGCGCCTGATGCGCATGGTCGGCTTTCCCAACGATGCGCTGGAAGCCGATTGCTGCCATGGCGACCTCAGCCTGCAGTTCTGCGCCAACACCGCCGACACCAACATCCACGCCCTGCGCGACATCGTGAAAAACCTCCCGGACTTGCTGCTGGTGCGCTGGAAACAGGAAGGCAGCGTGCCGCCCCAGGCCCCGGCGAAACCCGGTGTGCCTGCGCAGAGCGCGCGTAACTTCCTGGGTTTTCGCGACGGTTCGGCCAACCCGAACTCCAACGATGCCAGCGCCATGGACCGCATCGTCTGGGTCCAGCCCGGCGGTGACGAACCCGCATGGACCGCGGGCGGCAGCTATCAGGCGGTGCGGATCATCCGCAACTTCGTCGAGCGTTGGGACCGTACTCCGTTGCAGGAACAGGAAAGCATCCTCGGCCGGGTCAAAAGTACGGGCGCGCCCATGGGCGGCAACCATGAATCCGAGGTGCCGGACTACGCCAAGGATCCTGAAGGCAAGCTGACCCGACTCGACGCCCACATCCGCCTGGCCAACCCGCGCACCGCCGCGACCCAGGGCAACCTGATCCTGCGCCGACCGCTCAACTACTCCAACGGCGTGAACAAGAACGGCCAGCTGGACATGGGCCTGCTGTTCATCTGCTACCAGGCCGATCTGGAAAAAGGCTTCATCACCGTGCAAACCAGGCTCAACGGCGAGCCGCTGGAGGAATACCTCAAGCCGGTGGGCGGCGGGTACTTCTTCACCCTGCCCGGTGTCACGGGCGATCAGGACTTCATTGGTCGCTCACTGCTCAATGCCACTCAACCAACAAAAACCGCATAA
- the efeO gene encoding iron uptake system protein EfeO: MKKSSLALMITLGLLNTPFSAFAATAPLELVQPISDYKIYVTEQLDELASHTQQFTDAVKKGDLATAKKLYAPTRVHYESIEPIAELFSDLDASIDSRVDDHEKGVKAEDFTGFHRIEYSLFSENSTQGLGELADGLNKNVQDLQARVAGLTFPPEKVVGGAAALLEEVAATKISGEEDRYSHTDLYDFQGNIDGAKKIVDLFRPQIQKQDAAFVAKVDKNFATVDKILAKYKTKDGGFETYDKVKENDRKALVGPVNTLAEDLSTLRGKLGLN; encoded by the coding sequence ATGAAAAAGTCGTCACTGGCGTTAATGATTACCCTTGGCTTGCTCAACACCCCGTTCTCGGCTTTCGCAGCCACGGCGCCGCTGGAGCTGGTGCAGCCGATTTCCGACTACAAGATCTACGTCACCGAGCAACTGGACGAACTGGCCAGCCACACCCAGCAGTTCACCGACGCGGTAAAAAAAGGTGACCTTGCCACCGCGAAAAAACTCTATGCACCGACGCGGGTTCACTACGAGTCGATCGAGCCGATCGCCGAACTGTTCAGCGACCTGGATGCGTCCATCGACTCCCGGGTCGATGATCACGAAAAAGGCGTGAAGGCAGAAGACTTCACCGGCTTCCACCGCATCGAATATTCATTGTTTTCGGAAAACAGCACCCAGGGCCTCGGTGAACTGGCGGACGGCTTGAACAAGAACGTCCAGGATCTGCAAGCCCGCGTCGCCGGCCTGACCTTCCCACCGGAGAAAGTCGTCGGCGGTGCCGCCGCGTTGCTTGAAGAAGTGGCGGCCACCAAGATCTCCGGCGAGGAAGATCGCTACAGCCACACCGACCTCTATGACTTCCAGGGCAACATCGACGGCGCGAAGAAAATCGTCGATCTGTTCCGTCCGCAGATCCAGAAGCAGGACGCCGCGTTCGTCGCCAAGGTCGACAAGAACTTCGCCACGGTGGACAAGATCCTGGCCAAGTACAAAACCAAAGATGGCGGTTTCGAGACCTACGACAAGGTGAAGGAAAACGATCGCAAGGCGCTGGTCGGGCCGGTCAATACGCTGGCTGAGGATTTGTCGACGTTGCGGGGCAAGCTTGGCCTGAATTAA